The window AGAAAACTTATAGGGGGCTGGTTCCATGGAGCTAAGTCTATTCACATGCTACCGAAATAAATCTAAGACTCTGTCCCAAAAGGTTTTTTTCTCTTCTGCAACATGAGGTATAATTTCTTTCTTTTCCAATCGAATAGGAGGTGTCTGTATAATGAGCTGGGTGTTTGTTTCGATTGGATTACCTAAATCCACAAAAGAAGAACGTGTTCCCTCTCGGGCTGTAAGGGATTCATAAGCATTCACTTTCTCATGGATGGTTGCAATGCCACTGTGCAGTTCTTTTTGTCCATCCTGTAATTGATGCATATGGGATGGCAGTTCCTTGGTCTGCTGGTTTAACTGACTGGCACCTTTGTGCAACGCTTTTATGCCTTTTGATAAGTCATGGGTTCCTCCATGTAAATGTTGTAATCCTGTGGTTAATTGACCTACTTGACTTGGCAATTGACTAACTTGCTGATGATAAGCTTTCATGCCTGTTTCTACTTTGTTTATACCAGCTACATAGGTATGGAGTCCTGCATTCAATTGCTCCATGGATATAGCCATCTGGGTATAAGCTTCCATCTGTGCGATGAGTTGATGACCTAAGTTGATATTGTCTTCAACACCACTGGCGATCATGTTTTGTGCCAAAGCTAAGGTTTGCTCTTTACCTTCTAATAAGTTATCCATGTTTTCTTTAATACTGCTGTAACCACCTGTAAGCTGTTCCACACTTGCTTGTGCTGAGCCAATGCCCGTTACCAGTTCATGAACCGATGTGACCATCTGGGTAGACTGATCTTGAAAGCTGGTGATACCTTCTGTTGCCTCTTGCAATCCTTCCTCCACTTGCTCTGCACCTGTCATTAGTCCTTTTGCACCCTTAGACAAATCATAAACAGCATCTGTAACAGACTGGATACCTTCCTGTAAGTCTGTCGTTTTTTCTACTAATTCATTGGACCCATCTGCCATATCACCTATACCATCAATGCCTTCTTGTATATCCCCTGGAACAGTCATGTCAAAAGGAACCAGGGTCATGATGATGGGGCTAAGCTCCAGATTTTGAACCACAGCCTCTAAGATGAACTCTCCTGTTTGGTCTGGTAACAGCATGTAATTAACGGTTAATGTCTTACCTACGGTGACCACATTACCGCTATTCATGCGTACATCTGAGAATTTATCCAAATCCAATGCCACTTGTATTTGGGTACTGAAATCCATATCAGCTTGATACCCTTTATTCTTATCAACACTTATTTTTAACATAAACTGGCCGCTTTTACCGGCTAATTGACTTGCTTGTATAGGTTCATCATTCAGATAGTAGGTAATGTGATAGCCATGAGGCAGTTGAATATCCTCTAACTCACCTTCGTAGTAAAAATCCTTTGTCAGTACATCTGCTGGCCAAGTGATTCTGTTGCCTTCAATTAGACCAACCGTATCATCCATAAGACTCTTAACAGATTTATAAGAACCGTAATCCACAATGACCGCTTCATCTGTACTGCCATGTAAACGATTCACCACCGTTGTATGGTCCATGGTTCCATCATGGTTTAACTTGATGTAGATACTTTCATGTTTACTAACTTGTGCGTACACTGGACGTATCATGGTTAATGATAGTAGACTGATTAATAAAAAAGCTATTTTTTTCACTTCATTCACCCTCTCTTATGGCTATGTTTCTTTTTCTTGGTGATCACAAATAGTGCGGGTAATAACAGAATAACTAAGATGGTACTAATAACGGCACCTCTCCCGATGAGTAAGGTGACTTCGCCTACTGCTACATTAGAAGTCATGTAGTGAACACATAAACAGGCTGATAATATAATCATGGCACTGACCAGTATGGATTGCCCAGATTTATGAACCGCTTGTTTTACAGCATCTATGTTCGGCATTTTTTTACTGAAATGACGGTATTTATCTGTCAGTAAAATAGCATAATCAATAGTGGCCCCTAACTGTATGGCACTAATGATAATGTAGGAGATAAAATTAATGCTGGTGCCCATAAAATAAGTGATGGATAAATTAATCCATATACCTAATTGAATAACCAATACTAAAAGGATGGGAAACTTAATGGACTTAAAGGTAAGCATTAAAATAATAAAAATAATGATAACCGATGCAATGGATACTTTCACAAAATCATCAGGTGTTACGTCACTCAGGTCTTTAACAGCCTGGGTATCACCTGTGATGTAATAATCATCGAAATATTTTTGGGATATTTGATCCAGTTCATCAATGGTCTGAAGGGTTATCTGGTCTTCTCGACCACCAATGAGCTCCACCATGTAATAGGCATACTGATCGGTGGTATACTGATGGATTACTTCTTCAGGTATAAAGGCTTGGGGTATGGTATGATCCACCAATGTATATAAACCGGTCATATCCCTTACATATTCCAATTGTTGTATGTCTTGAATATAGTGTTCATGGGTTACCTTATTGTCATGAGGTACTATAAGAATGGCCTGTGTCCCCAGATTATCCACCACTTCTTTTAAAGGATTCTCCTCTTGATGATTGGTGGATACCAGGTAATTGTAGGTGACTTTTCTCTGAGCTTTGAATGTAGGTATCATGAGGATTAATGCTATGATCATGATGATATGCCTGTATTTGACAGCCATTCCAGCTACTTTTTTAAAGGAAGGCAAATACACCTTATGGGTATATTTTTCAATTAACTTATCAAACAAGATGATTAAACAAGGCTGTAACGTTAACACAGCAATTAAACTAAAGAACACACCTTTTCCTAACACAATCCCTAAATCTGCCCCCATACCATAGCGCATTAGTAATAGAGCAGAAAAACCGCCAACAGTTGTCAAGGCACTAGCGGATACCGATGAAAAAGTTTTAGCGATGGCGTTAATCATGGATGCTTTTAGAGCATGCCCTTTTGAACGTTCATCATGGAACGTATGTAATAGGAAGATAGAGTAATCCATGGATAGAGCTAATTGGAGTATTGCCGTTGCAGAGAAAGTAATGGACGATACATCATCTAAGAAAATATTGGTTCCCATGTTGATGACAACGGATATCCCGATGGTAATTAAGAAAAAAATGGGTTCAAAATAGGAGGATGTGGATGCCATAAGGATGAAAAAGATAATGATCACACCGAGGACAAGGTATTTAGGCAATTCCTTCAAAGCACTCTCCATGCCTTCCTTGGACTGCATAGCCGGTCCGCCAAGATAATAGTCACCCTCTACAACGTGGTTAATTTCATCCATAATGGCAAAGGACCGAGAGGAATTATTGGAGTGTTCTAGGAATATGTATAGAATATAAGCATCCTCTTTGATGAATTTATCCACACTTTTTTCATTCATAAACCCTATTGGTTTTTTGATATCTTCGTAATCACCTAACCAAGTCACTTTATGGACACCTTCAATGGATTTTATTTTTTCCACTGTATCTGCCACTTCATACAGTTCTTTATTTTGTATAGCTAATATGCCTTGACCAAGCATATCGAATTCTTCCCTTAATATCTTTTCACCTTTTTTAGTCATGGTGTTATCTGGCAGGTAAGATGATAAATCGGAGTTAATGGTAACATATTGCATGGCAAATGCTGATACGAGTAACACCACCAAGTATAATCCAATAAAAATCTTATGATGATGAACAATAAATCCAGCAAATTTCTTCATGTGACACCTCCTGTTCTGATTTTACGGTCAATCTAAGCTTAGGCAATCAACATTTCTCAAATATCAAACGTTAATTTCAAATACTCATTTAAAATTTATATTTTAATTATATCTAAGATTTCCATCTTGTCAAGAGCATCAGCTTAATATGCTAAAAAAGGACATCCTAAAAAAGGTCTGCTTATAATGGACATGGTTTGAACTAAGTGTCTCTTTATGTTAGAATATACTATTATAAGTTGAAACACGATTGAGGCGATATTTCATGAAGAAAAGTGATGAAGCAAGACAAAAAATTATGCATGCCACCATTGAATTGTTAAGCAAACAAGGACATGCCACCATAAAAGAAATATCTGACATGTCCCATGTTAATGTGGCAGCGGTTAATTACTATTATGGTGACAAACAAAGCTTGTATAACAAAGTCATTGATTATGTGTCTGAAGAACTAAAAGGTAACATAACCAAACTCATTGATGGGTCAACCAATGATTTAGAACCTGTGGTTAAAGAGGTGATTAATATCATCTATCATTGGACCTTAAAATATAATGGTGTGTTAAAATACATGATTGGCAACAACAGTCAAGATGGTAAAGAAGCTTTCATGTTCAATCATTTATTTTACGATGAAGCATTTTCAAAAAAAATCTATGCACATTTGGAAGAATATACAGGTATTCATGACCAAGAATTATTATACATCAAGTACATGATTATCTTTTCCAGTTTTGCATTCCCAATGATGATTGAATTTATTCGAAATGAGGGTACGCTGAATGATAGCATGCACGCTACTTCTCTTTCTCAACCATCCTTTAAGAAAAAATATATTGATGAATTAATCAAGGTCATTATGGACTAAATAAAGTTATGAACAAAAGAGGCTACGCCTCGTTCCGCAAAGCGGATTTGTCCGTTAGGAAAGTTTCCTTACCACAAATGAGAATGCTCCTATCTCATTTGTTAAATTGAGAACTTTCCTATAGAAGAACACATGTTAACCCGTGTAAAAGGTAAGTAATAGACTTACATCATAAGGTGGTATATATGAATCAGAAAACATTAAACACGTTAGAATATAATAAAATCATAGGTCAGCTGGTTGATCTTACATCATCAAAAATGGCTAAAGAGATTTCCATGAATCTACAACCCCATTATGACCTGACCTATATTCGAAAGAAGCAGCAAGAAACCACAGAAGCCGTGACCATGATTCTGAAAAGAGGTTCACTCCCTCTAGGTGGTTTAAAGGATATTCGTTCTTCCTTAAAACGGCTATCCATTGGCGGCAACCTTTCTATGCTGGAATTATTACATATAGGTGAAGTTCTTCGGGTATGTTCACAAGTAAAATCCTACGCCAAAGGTGCTAAAGATGCCAACCAGTTCCTTAATTTGGAACTTCTCTATAACCTATTTGATAACATTGAAGTGCTCCATCCTCTCTACAAAGAGATTACCCGCTGTATTATCTCTGAAGAGGAAATGGCAGATGATGCAAGTCGTGAACTGCATCAAATAAGACGACAGATGAAGGTATCCAATGAAAAGATTAAAGAGCAGTTGAATCGTATCATAACGTCGTCAAGCTATAAGACCATGCTCCAAGACCCGATTATTACCATTCGTAATGATCGCTATTGTGTGCCTGTCAAACAAGAATATCGAGGTTCTTTTAAGGGTATGATTCACGATCAGTCTGCTTCTGGCTCGACCTTATTCATTGAGCCTATGTCCGTTGTGGAATTAAACAATAAAGTAAAAGAACTCTTTACAAAAGAAAAACAGGAGATTGAAAAAATCCTTGCACGGTTAAGCAGCTTCTGTTATGAACATGCATTCCAACTGGACGCTAATACCAAGCTGTTAACGGAGATCGATTTTATCTTTGCAAAAGGAGAGCTCTCCATCGCACTGAATTGTACAGAACCAACATTCAATGACCATAAGCATATCCGTATCATCAAAGGCCGTCATCCATTATTGGATCAAAAAACCGTTGTACCTATTGATATTCATCTGGGTCAAGATTTTACAACCCTGATGATTACAGGTCCTAACACGGGAGGTAAAACAGTTACCTTAAAAACAGTAGGCTTACTCACACTCATGGGACAGGCAGGTCTTCACATTCCTGCTTCAGCCAATTCTCAATTATCCATTTTTGACCACATATTTGCTGATATTGGTGATGAACAGAGCATTGAACAATCGTTGAGTACCTTCTCCTCACACATGACCAATATCATTGATATACTGGCCCATGCTACAGAAGATTCTTTGGTCTTATTTGATGAATTAGGGGCCGGAACTGATCCAACAGAAGGTGCCGCTCTGGCTATGGCCATATTGGATAATCTCCATGCCAAGGATATTTTAACGGTAGCAACAACCCACTACAGTGAGCTTAAGGTCTATGCCCTCTCCACAAGTGGCGTAGAAAATGCTTGTTGTGAATTTGATGTAAAAACACTACGCCCAACCTATCGCTTACTAATTGGTATCCCAGGTAAAAGTAATGCTTTTGCCATTTCCAAGCGCTTAGGTCTATCCGATGATATCATTGATGAAGCCAAACAGTTATTAGAACAAAAAGAAGTGCGTTTTGAAGACCTCATTACAGAACTTGAAATCAGTAAAAAAACAACCCTCATGGAAAAAGAGAAAGCTGAACGGTACAGCAGAGAAGCTGAACAGCTGAAAGAGAAAGTTGAAGTTCAAAAAGAAAAAATCGCTCAGCAAAAAGAACGTATTCTAAAAGAAGCCAAGGAAGAGGCCTATAAGGTCCTTAGCCTTGCTAAAGATAAAGCCGATCATATCATTAAAGAAATGACAAAGCTGAGTAAACATACGGGTAATGCAAAAGAAATGGAGTCTCATAGAAGCAGCCTCCGTTCCTCCATCACTTCCATGGAAAAAGGTCTGTCATCCAGCATGAAACCTAAAAAGAATGTTACTAAATCGTTGAAAGATGTGAAAGCTGGGGACATGGTATTTGTCACCACCCTTAATCAAAAAGGTACGGTGTTATCACCGCCAAATGCAAAAGGTGATGTGCAATTACAAATGGGCATCATGAAAACAAAAGTAAACATAAAAGATTTGAGTTATGTAGGTGGTGGTGATATCACTTACAAAAATCAAACACCCAAAACAAAAAAATCTGTCTCATCCAAGTCCATGTCCATATCGCCAGAAGTGGATGTAAGGGGCTGTATGGTGGACGAGGCACTGGGGATATTGGATAAGTTTCTTGACGATGCTTACCTCTCCCACTTACCTCAAGTCACCATTATCCATGGTAAGGGAACAGGTGCTCTACGAACTGGTATCCATGGTTTCTTAAGACGAGTAAAATACATTAAATCCTTCCGAATTGGTTCTTTTGGTGAAGGTGAATCTGGCGTAACCATTGTGGAATTTAAATAAAACGATCTGAACAATCATTTAAGCACGAAACAAGGCTATATCATAAGATGCATACAAATAATGGAGGTGATTCAATGGAATCCAAGCAAAAGATACTCATAGTCGACGATGACCCCAATATTACGGAACTTATTTCGTTATACTTAAATAAAGAAGGGTATTTAACCAAGTTTGTGCATAATGGTAATAATGCTTTAAAAATCTTTCAAACCTTTGCACCTAACCTGGTCATACTTGACCTTATGTTACCTGGAATGGATGGTTATGATGTATGTAAGGAAATACGTAAGATGAGCAACATTCCCATTATCATGCTCACGGCAAAAGGTGAAACCTTTGATAAAATATTAGGTCTTGAACTGGGTGCAGATGATTATATGGTTAAACCCTTTGACACCAAAGAGTTAACAGCTCGTGTAAAAGCGGTACTGCGTCGCTATCAACCAAGAGATGATAAAACAAAACAGGTGGTGGTACCTAATCTTACCATTAATCTGTCCAATTATACCGTTATCTATTTTGATGAAAAGATTGAAATGCCTCCAAAAGAGTTAGAACTTCTCTACTTTTTAGCATCCAATGCGAATCAGGTTTTCACACGAGAACAATTGTTGGATCGTATATGGGGTTATGAATACATTGGCGATACACGAACGGTAGATGTTCATGTCAAAAGGATTAGGGAGAAAATCAAAAAATCTGATTATTGGGGTATTAAAACAGTATGGGGAATTGGCTATAAATTTGAGGTGAAATAATGTTTAAATCCTTTGTAAGTAAATTTTTTACTTTGTATGCTGCGTTAACCCTGCTTACATTTATCTGTTTAACATCCTTTATTACCTATGTCATCAACGGTTATTTTATATCCGATAAAAGCGATAAGCTCATTGAATCGGGTAGAATCATCAATGAAATGTACCTCTTAGAGGATATTAATAGTAGTTATTTTAGGACGGCTATTAACTCTATGAGTCGTGCATATGGGTCTCGAATATGGATTGTCACCAATAATGGAACCATTTTAATGGACTCGGAATCTAATAAATTATCCGGTATCACCTTTGATACCCAGCGCCCTAACATTCAAAAAGCAATAGAAGGTCATCATGTGACCTTTACAGGTAATTTTTACGGCCTTTTTCGGGAAAGGATGATTACCGTCATCGTTCCTATCAGGTACAATAATGAAACCATGGGGCTTATCTTTTTACATGCTTATTACCCATCCATCACCAATGCTACCAATCCGTTTTTTAGGGTAACCCTTATTAGTTTACTCTTTTCATTAGTGGTGTCCATTATGCTGATGTATCTCTTCTCTAGAAGGATCACAAAAATCTTCCAGCAGATGAATAAAACAGCAAAATCCATTGCTAATGGTAACTTTGAGAGTAGAATTATGATTCATAGTAATGATGAATTTGGTGAACTTGCTACGAACCTTAACTATATGGCTGCTGAATTGGGTAAACTTGAAGAAATGCGGCGGGGTTTTATTGCCAATATTTCGCATGACTTCCGCTCTCCACTCACATCCATCAAAGGCTTTGTACAAGCCATATTGGATGGTACCATACCACCAGAGAATCAGGACAAGTACCTGAATATCGTGTTAAACGAAAGCAACCGCTTAACCAGCCTAACCAATGATATTCTACTACTGGCTAAACTTGAAAACAATGGGATAACCATTAATCGAACCTCTTTCGATATCCATAATCTTATACGGGAAGTCATCATTCAATTTGAACAGAAAATCATCGATAAGAAAATGGAGATCACCATATTGATCGATGAAAAAGCTGTGTTTGTAGATGCCGATCGACAAAAAATACAGCGTGTACTCTACAACATGATTGATAATGCCGTAAAATTCTGTGGTAAAGGTGACCGCCTCACCATTGAAACAACTAAGTATAAAGAAAAAATTAATATATCCATCAAAGATACAGGACCTGGTATTAAGGAAGAAGACATTAAGTATATCTTTAATCGTTTCCATAAAGCTGACCGTTCTCGAGGTAAAGATAAAAAAGGGACCGGTCTTGGTTTGTCCATCGTAAAAGAAATCATCAATGCCCATGGCGAAACCATCAATGTCAACAGTCAACTGAATAAAGGAACAGAGTTCGTGTTTACTTTGACTTTGGATAAGGGCAATAAGATGTATAGATAGTTTCTATAATCTATAATTGTAAGTAAAAATACAAAAAAACACGTACAACATTAAAATAACTGTTAAAAAACTATTGATTACATCAGTAGTTTTTTTACTTCCTAACTTGATTATTCTTAGCCGTTTCTTATACAAAATCTAATCGTTCACCACACACACCAGAAAATATTTAATGTTACGTTTGATGCAATTTCTATATCACCATGCACCATACTGAATCCTAATAAAAATTGTGCATTTTCTATAAAATCTAATATAGTCTATATTTACACTATACATATGTAATTGGCATATGCTATAATCTTTAAAGAGGCGGGGTGTTAAAATGAAGCGAAAGAATTTATGGCTTTCATTTTTATCGCATCATTAAATAATCAAGGAGTGGTATAATGCTTATATTAAAGAATACAGCAAACATATTTGAAAACGTAAAACAACGCAACAGACATGAACCTGAATTTCTTCAAGCTGTGGAAGAAGTGCTTGCATCCATTGATCCCGTATTGGATAAGCACCCTGAATATGAAAGTGTTGTTAGGTGTATTGTAGAACCTGAAAGACTTATCATCTTTCGTGTTCCTTGGATAGACGATATGGGTAATGTAAAAATTAATCGTGGATTTCGTGTCCAATTCAATAGCGCTATTGGACCCTACAAAGGTGGCTTAAGATTCCATCCTAGCGTTAATGCCAGCATTATAAAGTTTCTTGGTTTTGAACAAATATTTAAGAATTCATTAACAGGTCTTCCCATTGGTGGTGGTAAAGGCGGAAGTGATTTTGATCCAAAAGGTAAGACAGATAATGAAATTATGCGTTTTTGTCAAAGTTTTATGACGGAACTATCAAGATATATCGGTGCTTATACAGATGTACCAGCCGGTGATATGGGTGTTGGTGCTCGTGAAATCGGGTATCTCTATGGACAATATAAACGCATCAAAGGTCTAAATGAAGGGGTTCTAACAGGTAAGGGTTTACAATACGGAGGCAGTTTAACCCGAACAGAAGCCACAGGATTTGGATTAATCTATTTGATGGAAGAGATTCTTCGACATCATCAAGATACACTACAAGATAAAACGGTTGTTATCTCTGGATCGGGAAATGTTGCTATCTATGCAACAGAAAAAGCCCAGCAATTAGGAGCTAAAGTTGTAGCTCTAAGTGATTCAACAGGGTATATCTATGACCCAGACGGCATTAAGCTCGATATTGTAAAGCGTATAAAAGAAGTTGAAAGAAAACGTATACATGAATATGTAAGATATTATCCAACAGCCCAGTACTATGATGGGTGCAGTGGTATCTGGTCCATTCCATGTGATGTTGCCCTCCCGTGTGCAACGCAAAATGAAATTGATGAAGGATCTGCAAAAATCCTTGTAAAAAATGGCTGTATTGCCATAGGAGAAGGTGCTAATATGCCGTCTACACCAGAAGCCATAGAGGTCTACCTTACCCATAACATAAAATTTGCCCCTGGGAAAGCTGCTAACGCTGGCGGTGTAGCTGTGTCTGCATTAGAAATGACCCAAAACAGCATGCGTTTATCCTGGTCATTTGAAGAAGTGGATAAAAAACTTCAAGACATCATGAAAAACATCTTCATTTCCATGCGTGATGCTGCTATTGCATATGGTCAAGAAGGTAACTATGTTATCGGCTCCAACATTGCAGGCTTCCTAAAAGTGGCTCAGGCAATGCATGCACAAGGTACTGTATAAGGACGAAGGATTCATTCTCTTTCTCACTCAACAATAATTATCAAAACCTAAGAATCCTAAATAATTGACTTATATCAATTATTTAGGATTCTTGTAGAAGGTTCTCCATCCATATTTTTCATACTTTTTCTTGTTGCAGTAGGTGTATTCCCAGTATATTTTAAGTACATCCGGTTAAAATAGCTCTGATTAGAAAAACCGCTCATGTCGGATATGTGACTGACAGGAATATCCGTTTCCGTTAATAAGCGTTCCGCTTGATATACGCGATGTATATTCAGCAACTGGGTAAAGGGTTTCCCTGTGAGTTTTTTAATAACCCTGCAAAAATAATGCTTATTCATATTAAGAGCCTGTGCCATGTCATCCAATGAAATGTCATGTTGATAATTGTTTTGGATATAAGACCACATGTCGTCCATCATTTTTTTGTTAACACTTGAAAAGGTATGCTTTTCTTCTGAATCAAAATGGTCACTGTACCTTACCATGGTAGCAAAAATCCGTTCTATCTCCGTTTTTATGTAAACCTCATAGGCTTTTCCTTTGGTACTGTATTCGTACATAATCAGGTCTAAAGACTCTGCTAACTTATGAAACAATTGACTGTTGGAGGGTACCCTAGAAAGCAATCTTTTTTCACCAGCTAGAAAGGGTTGTATATAGGTTATATAATAGTCATTCATGTTGATACTATCCAGCATTTTTTTATCAAAAACGATGGCATAGAATTTCCCTACATGGCCATCAGCTGACTCCACATAATGAACTTGAAACATGTTGACAAAGAAAATATTCTCACCTTCTGAATAGTAAGTATCGTTTCCAATTCGAATATTAACCTTACCTTCCTTCACATAGATAATTTCAAAATTATCATGATAATGAGGATGCAGAGGATGGCCCTCTCTAACTGCACAGTTGTATAGAGACAAGGGGAAAGCTGTCTCTCGCGCATAACTGGTTTGTAAATATCCTTTCTGATATATGGCATTATGCATTGTTCTCTACTCCTCCCAATTACACTACTTTTTCTAGGACATGTTGGTGGTTTCATTATATGAATAACCCGATGAATATAAAGTCAATATTGTATTACTATAAGTCAATATCAATGCTAGTTGGCTCAATGGGTATGTAATATAATATTATCATAGTCTCACTGCTAACTCAAGGTCTAGCA is drawn from Vallitalea pronyensis and contains these coding sequences:
- a CDS encoding helix-turn-helix domain-containing protein, encoding MHNAIYQKGYLQTSYARETAFPLSLYNCAVREGHPLHPHYHDNFEIIYVKEGKVNIRIGNDTYYSEGENIFFVNMFQVHYVESADGHVGKFYAIVFDKKMLDSINMNDYYITYIQPFLAGEKRLLSRVPSNSQLFHKLAESLDLIMYEYSTKGKAYEVYIKTEIERIFATMVRYSDHFDSEEKHTFSSVNKKMMDDMWSYIQNNYQHDISLDDMAQALNMNKHYFCRVIKKLTGKPFTQLLNIHRVYQAERLLTETDIPVSHISDMSGFSNQSYFNRMYLKYTGNTPTATRKSMKNMDGEPSTRILNN